The Streptomyces sp. NBC_01463 DNA window GTCGCTGGTCACCTTCCATGCCGCGCCCGGCTCGGCCGCCGAGGAGTCGATGCGGCTGCTCGGCAGCTGGGGCCTCGACACCGACACCCGGCCGGTGAACCGCTGACCCGGCGCCGTGGCTCCCTCCCCCTGCGCCGCCCGTAGCCGCGCAGGGGGAGTGCTCCAGCCGGCCCTCGGCACGGATGGACGTGCCGGTCAGGCGTGCTCAGCCCTTCATGCCGGAGAAGGCGATGCCCTGGATGAACTGGCGCTGCATCGCGACGAACACGATGATCACCGGGAGAGTCGCCAGGAGGGAGCCGGCCATCAGTACCGGGTACTCGGTCAGGTGGGCGCCCTGGAGCGAGGCCAGGCCGGCCGACAACGGCATCTTGGCCGGGTCGGTGTTCACGATCAGCGGCCACATCAGGTCGTTCCAGGACCACAGGAACGTGAGGATGCCCAGCGCCAGCAGCCCGGGGCGGGCCAGCGGCAGAGCGATGCGCCAGAAGACGGTGAACGGATTGGCACCGTCCAGGCGTGCCGCCTCCTCCAGCTCCTCCGGCAGCCCCATGAAGAACTGGCGCAGCAGGAAGGTGCCGAAGGCGGAGAACATGCCGGGCACCACGAGGGCCTGCATGGAGTCCAGCCAGCCGAGGTTCTGCATGATCTGGTACTGCGGGAGCAGGAACAGCTGTCCGGGCACCATCAGCACGGCAAGGAAGGCCAGGAAGATCGCCCCGCGCCCGGGGAAGCGGATCCGGGCGAAGGCGTAGGCCGCCATCGAGCAGAGCAGCAGCTGGGCCGCGGTGCGCAGCAGCGCCATCACGACGGTGTTGATGAACTGCCGGCCGAAGGGGATCCCGTCGAAGACCTTGCTGTAGTTCGACCAGTCCCAGTGCGCGGGCAGGATCGTCGGCGGCACCTGCACGGACTCGCCGAAGCTCTTGAAGGAGGTGAGCAGCTCCCACACCAGGGGGAACACGGTGATGACCGCGCCGAGGGTGAGCAGGACGTGGGCGGGCCACATCCTGCCTTCGCGGCTCGCCCGCCGCGCCGGCTTACGCGCAGCGTCACGCACAGTCGCCTCACGCATAGTGGACCCACCTCTTCTGCAACCGGAACTGGACGGTGGTCAGCGCCATGATCAGGACGAACAGCACGCAGACGATGGCCGCGCCGTAGCCGCGCTGGTTGTCGAAGAACGCCTTCTGGAAGAAGAGCATCACGACGGTCTGGCCCTCGCCGTAGGCGGGGTTCTGGAGCGAGTTCGTCGTGTTGGCGCCGATGATCAGGTACACCAGGTCGAAGACCTGCAGGGACTGGATGATCGAGAGCACGGTGGTGAAGAACAGGGTGGGGCTCAGCAGCGGCAGGGTGACCGAGAAGAACTGCCGCACCCGTCCCGCGCCGTCGAGTGCCGCCGCCTCGTAGTAGTCGCCGGGGATGCTCTGCAGTCCGGCCAGCAGCAGGATCATGTTGTAGCCGACGGTCATCCACACGCCGACGACCGCCACCGCGAAGCGGATGGTGTGCGGGTCGGACACCCAGTAGGTGCCGTCGATGCCGATCGACGACAGTGCGTGGTTGAGGATGCCGGCGTCGCCGTTGTAGAGCCAGCGCCAGACCACCGCGACGGCGGCGGGCATCGTGACCACCGGCAGGAAGTAGAGCGTGCGGTACACGCCGGTGCCGCGCAGGCCCTTGATGTTGAGCAGCACGGCGAGGGCCATCGACAGCGGGATGCCGAGCAGCACCAGCCCGGTGTAGATGCCCGTGTTGCCCAGCGAGTGCCAGAACTCCGGGTCGCCCACCAGCGTGCGGTAGTTGGACAGGCCGATCCAGGTGGTCCCGCCGAAGGCGCCCCACTCGGTGAAGCTGTAGTACAGCGTCTGCACCACCGGCCACAGGTAGAAGACCGCGAGGCCGAGGCCGGCCGGGGCGATCAGGGCGTAGCCCCACCACTTGTCCCGGTTCCTGAAGCGGCGCTCGCGCCGGCGCAGCTCCCGCTGGTCCAGGACGTCCGGCCCGGAGCGCTGCGCCGGTACGGCGGAACGCGTACGCACATCGAGGCTCATCAGGACCGGCCCTTCCTCTCCTGGGCGAGCAGCTGGTTCATCGCATCGGTCAGGGAGCCGGTGGCGCCCTTGAGGGTGGCGTCGCCGCTCCACGCCTTGGCGAGCCACATCTGTTCCTTGTGCTGCCAGGCGGCACTGTTGGCGGAGCCGGGGAAGGGCACCGCGTAGTCGAGCGCGTCCAGGTGCACCTGGAGGTCGAAGCGCGGCATTCCGGCCGCCCACGGCTTCGCGGTGCCGTTGCGGGCCGGGATGGCGGTGCCGTACTTGCCCTGGAGCAGTGAGGCCTGTTCCCCGCCGAGGAACCGCACGAACTCCCGGGCCAGCTCGGGCTGCGGGGTCCGGGCGTAGACGACGTTGGCCAGGCCGTGCAGGACGGTGGCCCGGCGGCGGCCCTTGGGCATCGGCGCGACGTCCACCTTGGCCCGCAGCTCGGGGTCGGCGTAGAACGTCGCCGCGTTGTAGGACGCCTCGTAGGTCATGGCCAGCGTTCCTGACTGGAACATCTGGGTGGGGTCCGTGTCGGTCATCTGCTGCAGGGACGGGGCGGCGCGGTAGCGGTGGATCAGGTCGATCCACAGCTGCAGCCCCTCCCGCGTGCGGTCGTCGGAGTAGCCGGAGTGCTCCTTGTCCTGGGAGATGACCCAGCCGCCGGCCTGGGGTATGGAGTTGTAGTAGTTCTCCTGTGCGCGGACCGGTGCCCCGACGCCGTAGATCCCGCGCTTGCGGTCGGTGAGACGCTGGGCGGTGGCGATCAGGTCCTGCCAGGTCCAGGAGGCGTCCGGGTAGTCGGCCTTGGCCCGGTCGAAGATCTCCTTGTTGAACCACAACGCGACCGTGTCGAAGTCCTTGGGGGCGCCGTACTGGGTGCCCTTCCAGCGGTAGAGGGAGATCAGGTCGGCCGGGAAGTCGGCGGGGCGCAGCACGGCCTCGGACCCCTCGGTCTCCAGCGGGAGAAGCTGCCCGGCATCGGCGTAGAGGCCGAAGTTGGGCCCGTTCATCCAGAAGACGTCCGGTGCGGCACCGCCGGTGCACGCGGTGCGCAGTTTGGTCCAGTACGTCCCGTTGGGGGTGAGCTGCACATCGACGGTGACGCCGGGCC harbors:
- a CDS encoding carbohydrate ABC transporter permease, yielding MREATVRDAARKPARRASREGRMWPAHVLLTLGAVITVFPLVWELLTSFKSFGESVQVPPTILPAHWDWSNYSKVFDGIPFGRQFINTVVMALLRTAAQLLLCSMAAYAFARIRFPGRGAIFLAFLAVLMVPGQLFLLPQYQIMQNLGWLDSMQALVVPGMFSAFGTFLLRQFFMGLPEELEEAARLDGANPFTVFWRIALPLARPGLLALGILTFLWSWNDLMWPLIVNTDPAKMPLSAGLASLQGAHLTEYPVLMAGSLLATLPVIIVFVAMQRQFIQGIAFSGMKG
- a CDS encoding sugar ABC transporter permease → MSLDVRTRSAVPAQRSGPDVLDQRELRRRERRFRNRDKWWGYALIAPAGLGLAVFYLWPVVQTLYYSFTEWGAFGGTTWIGLSNYRTLVGDPEFWHSLGNTGIYTGLVLLGIPLSMALAVLLNIKGLRGTGVYRTLYFLPVVTMPAAVAVVWRWLYNGDAGILNHALSSIGIDGTYWVSDPHTIRFAVAVVGVWMTVGYNMILLLAGLQSIPGDYYEAAALDGAGRVRQFFSVTLPLLSPTLFFTTVLSIIQSLQVFDLVYLIIGANTTNSLQNPAYGEGQTVVMLFFQKAFFDNQRGYGAAIVCVLFVLIMALTTVQFRLQKRWVHYA
- a CDS encoding sugar ABC transporter substrate-binding protein codes for the protein MRRRSLLTAAAATTLAAAPLASGCSSSSSPSPSSGGSRRGHLTYGVWDVYQVPAMNRAAREFERTRPGVTVDVQLTPNGTYWTKLRTACTGGAAPDVFWMNGPNFGLYADAGQLLPLETEGSEAVLRPADFPADLISLYRWKGTQYGAPKDFDTVALWFNKEIFDRAKADYPDASWTWQDLIATAQRLTDRKRGIYGVGAPVRAQENYYNSIPQAGGWVISQDKEHSGYSDDRTREGLQLWIDLIHRYRAAPSLQQMTDTDPTQMFQSGTLAMTYEASYNAATFYADPELRAKVDVAPMPKGRRRATVLHGLANVVYARTPQPELAREFVRFLGGEQASLLQGKYGTAIPARNGTAKPWAAGMPRFDLQVHLDALDYAVPFPGSANSAAWQHKEQMWLAKAWSGDATLKGATGSLTDAMNQLLAQERKGRS